The stretch of DNA CGTGCCCGTCGCGGCCGCCACCATTGGCACCCAGACCGGCGAGCTCGAGGGAGGACTGCCCGCGGCTCTCATCCTCGGGGCGCTGATCACCGTCGCCGCGGTGTCCGTCGCGGCGCGCTTCCTGCCCGCGCCACCCACCGCGACCGGGGCGGAGAACGACGCGACGGGCAGACTGGACCCATGACCTCCCCGAGCGACTCCGCCGTCGCCGTCTACCTGGACTTCGACAACATCGTCATCTCGCGCTACGACCAGGTGCACGGCAAGCAGTCCTTCTGGCGTGACCGCGACGCCGGCTTCGACGAGGCCAGGCTCCAGGCCGCCGAGGTCGACGTCCACGCGATCCTCGACTACGCCTCCTCCTTCGGCCGGCTCGCCCTGACGCGGGCGTACGCCGACTGGTCGATGCCGTTCAACGTGCGCTACAAGAAGCAGCTGGTCGACCGCGCCATCGACCTCGTGCAGCTGTTCCCGGCCTCGGGCTCCAAGAACGGCGCCGACATCCGGCTGGCCGTCGACGCCCTCGAGGACATGGGCCGCATGCCGCAGGTCGGGACGGTCGTGCTGGCCGCCGGCGACTCCGACTACATCCCGCTGGCCCAGCGGCTGAAGCGCATGGGCCGCTACGTCGTGGCGGTGGGTGTGGCCGGAGCCACCAGCCGCTCCCTCGCCGCCGCGTGCGACGAGCTCCTCACGTACGACAACCTCCCGGGCCTGGCCGATCGCGGTGACGAGGCCGAGGTCGAGAAGGCCTCTCCCCCGCCGCGCAGGACGGCGAAGAAGTCCTCGCGCCGGTCGTCCGGGGGGAAGGCCGCCGCCGAGCCCGAGCAGGAGGCCGAGGTGTCGGAGTCCCCGGCGGACACCGCGCCCGTGCTGAAGCCCGTGTTCGTCCCCGCGGGCGGCGCGGTCGACGACGAGGATGACGAGCTCGCGCTGACCCGCCAGGCCACGCGGCTGCTGCTGCGCGCCCTGCGCCTGCTGGGCGAGAAGGACTCCGAGGACGAGTGGATCCACTCGGGCACGGTCAAGAGCCAGATGAAGCGGATGGACTCGTCCTTCAACGAGAAGGACCTCGGCTTCAAGACATTCACGGACTTCCTGAAGTCGCGGAACTCCGTCGTGGAGGTCGACGAGGCCAACCAGCGGCGCAAGGTGCGACTTCGTCCGGGGCACTGATTGGCCCGGCGGGGGTCCATGCACTAGGCTGGAGTCAGTTGCATGGCATGACTCGGCAGATTGATGGTCGAGCCTCGTTGAGGCTTTTCGGTTTTCTCTTTGGTTCGAAGTGACGCGTGACAACAAGACGTACGCGATTCACGAGTGCGCACAACCTCCCAAGGAGACAACATGGCTACCGGAACTGTGAAGTGGTTCAACTCTGAAAAGGGCTTCGGCTTCATCGCGCCCGACGACGGCGGCGAGGACCTGTTCGCGCACTTCAGCGAGATCCAGGGCTCGGGCTACCGTTCGCTCGAGGACAACCAGAAGGTCGAGTTCGAGGTGACGCAGGGCCAGAAGGGCCTGCAGGCCGCCAAGATCCGCGCGATCTGAGCTTTCGCAACGCGAGAACTCCACGGAAAGCCCCCGCTTCGGCGGGGGCTTTCCTCTTTCCCTGGCGCCGGACCCCGGTGGGCAGCGTTACCGATCTCCAGCGCCGAGGCGCTGTCCGTCGCGGCCGGCCTCGGCGCCGATGGCACGCAGCTGGTCCTCCAGCTCAGGAGAGTTGTGGTGGCTGAGGTGCACGGCCACCACTCGGGTCGCGTCGTCCACCAGCCCCTCCGCACGCAGTGCCGCCACCGACCGGGCGAAGGTCGTCAGGCCGAGGTGCCGTTGTCCCGCAAGGTCGAGCCGGTCGCCGAATGTCTGCTCCATCAGCACGACGTCGAGCCGCCGCTCGCCGATCAGCTCCAGAGCCCCCTCGGCCCACGGGCCGGTGTCGCAGGCGTACAACAGGGACCGCTCCGCGTCGATCCGGTAGAGCACCGCCTCGCCGAGCGCCTCGTGGGCCGCCGGGACGACCGTGATCCGGTACTCCCCCGCGGCGAACCCGTCGCCCGCCGTCACCTCGACGAGCCGCACCGCGGTCTGGTCGGGCGCGAGCCAGTCGCGGCACCGCTCGATCGCCGGCGCCGGTCCGTACACGGTCAGCGGCCGGTCGGTGACCCAGCCCCGGTGCAGCAGGAAGGCGGGATCGAGGTGGTCGGAGTGGGCGTGCGAGACGAGCACCGTGTGCACGTCGACGAGGTCGACTCCCGCGCGCAGGGCCTGGCGCGCGGCCTCCGGCCCCGGGTCGATCCACACCTGCCCGTCGAGCAGGACACTCGTGGGGGTCCGCAGCTCACCGCGCTCGCGCATCGTCGTGCACGAGTCGCACCGGCAGAACGGCGACGGCCACCCGTCGGCCGAGCCCGTCCCCATCAGCAGTACGTCCACGATGTCCGCGTCAGTCGTGCGCCGGCGCCTCGCCGCGCAGCCCCGGCGAGCACATGACCTTCTCGGGCGTGATCGCGATGACGACGCGACGCGGGTTCTCCTTGGGCTGGCGGTAGCGCTGGGCGTAGAGGTTCTCGGCCAGCGTGATCGACTCGCGGTCGCGCAGGATCTCGGCCGTGCCGGCGATGCTGAGCCACTGGGGTCCGGCCACCTGGGCCACCGTGGCGCGCGGGTCGCGCTCGACGTTGCGGACCTTCTGGCTGCCGTCCATCGTCGTGATCCGCACGACTCCCTCGTGCACCGTGAAGCCGACCGCGACCACGTGGATGCGGCCACCCGGTCCGATCGTCGACAGGGTCGCCAGGTGGCGGTCGGTCAGGAAGTCACCCTCGGGCAGCCAGACGTCGGTCATGGGCTCCATCATCGCGGGCCCGCCTCGGCCGCTCGGCCCGGGTGCCGGATCGTAGGCTGAAGGGCGTGTCGATCTCTCCCGTCTCCCCTGCCGCGACCTTGCCACTGCCTCACGGCCCCGCGTGGCGGAACCGCTGGACGCTGGCTCCCCTCACGAACAAGCAGAGCCACGTCGACGGGACCTTGTCCGACGACGAGTACGCGTGGCTGGTCGCGCGGGCGCACGGCGGATTCGGCCTCGTGATGACCTGCGCGGCGTACGTGTCGCCCGAGGGACAGGCCTGGAGGGGACAGCTCGGCATCAGCGACGACCGGCACGACGCGGGCCTGCGGCGACTGGCCGACGGGATCCGCGAGCTCGGGGCCGTCTCGTCGATCCAGCTGCACCACGGCGGGATGCGCGCCGACGCGACGGTGACGGGACGCCCCACGGTCGCACCGTGGGCCGATCCCGAGCGCGGAGTCGAGGCGCTCTCGACGAGCGACGTGCAGCGGGTGATCGACGACTTCGTGCGCGCGGCGGTGCGGGCCGAGGACGCCGGCTTCGACGGGGTGGAGATCCACGGCGCCCACGGCTACGTGCTGTGCCAGTTCCTCGACGCGCGCAAGAACCACCGCACCGACGGGTACGGCGGATCGCTCGACGGACGGAGCCGGCCGCTGCGCGAGGTGCTGAGTGGGATCCGCGCCGCGACCGGGCCCGACTTCCAGGTGGGCGTGCGCGTGTCGCCCGAGGGCTACGGGATCACGGTGGCCGACTCGCGCGCCCTGGTCGAGCAGCTGCTCGTCTCGGGTGACGCCGACTACGTCGACCTCTCGCTCTGGGACGTGGCCAAGGCGCCCCGCGAGCCCGACGTGGACGGCCTGCTGATCGACCAGTACCTCGACCTGCCGCGCCACGGCACCCGTCTCGGGGTCGCCGGGAAGATCCTCTCGGCGCAGGACGCCGACTGGTGCCTCGCGCGCGGAGCCGACTTCGTCACGGTGGGCACGGCCGCGATCATCCACCACGACCTGCCGCGGCTCGTGGCGCAGTCGCCGGACTTCGTGAGCGACCCGCAGCCGTTCAGCCGCGACCGCCTGCGGCAGGAGCACCTCAGCCCGACGTTCATCGACTACCTCGCCGAGGGCTGGGACGACTTCGTCGCCTGAGGGCCACACAACGCACTGAGGCCGCCCCCGATGGGGGCGGCCTCAGTCTGCATGACACTCACGAGGAGCAAGGGTGGAGCTGCCGGGAATCGAACCCGGGTCCTCTGGCGCTGAAACAGGTCTTCTCCGGGTGCAGTTCGTCTGACGCTTTTCTCAGCCCCGGTGCTCGGACGAACGCGTCACCGACAGGCTCAGTAGCGAAAAAGTCCCGATCTGGCCGCGCTACACGATCAGATCAGCAAGTCCTCTAGATGAGATGGACGATCCGGGACGAGGACGCTCCCGGGTCCACCCTCCGCAAGTCGCTGTCAGGCAGCGAGGGCGAAGTCAGTGCGCTTGGAATCGGCACTTATGGGTTTGCAACGAACGTTAAAGAGATGACGTTGCCTTCTCTACCCGCTTCTCCTGGATTCGAACGACCACAGTCGAAACCGATCAGCCCCTCTGAAATTGTCAATACACCCATACTAACCGCCCCACCGCGCGATTTGTTCCGTCTCGTTCACGAGGGGCCTAGCGTGGACCCGAGACATCCTCGAGGAGTGCCGATGGACGTGCTGGAGTTCGCCGATGCCGGTGCGTGGGACGACTGGCTGGAGCAGCACCACGCCACCGCGCCCGAGGCGTGGCTGAGGATCCGGCGCAAGAACGCCGACGTCGCCCTGCTGACCATCGGCGACGCACTCGACGGTGCCCTGTGCCACGGCTGGATCGACGGCCTGCGGCGGTCGCTCGACGCGGTCTCGTTCCTGCAGCGCTCCTCGCCGCGGCGGGCCCGGAGTCCGTGGTCGCAGGTGAACGTCGCCAAGGTCGAGGCGCTGGAAGCGGCCGGCCGGATGCGTCCGGGTGGCCTCGAGCAGGTGGCCGCGGCACGGGCGGACGGCCGGTGGGACGCGGCGTACGTGCGCCAGGCGGAGGCGCAGGTGCCACCCGACCTGGCCGCCGCGCTGACCGCGGCTCCCCTCGCGGCGGAGGCGTTCGAGGGACTGGGGCTCACCGCGCGCTACGCCATCGTGCTGCCGGTGCTCAAGGCCAGGACGCCCGCGGCACGGGCGCGCCTCGTCCAGCGGTCGGTCGCGCAGCTGTCCGCCCGCCCCGGCGACTGACCCTTCCGCCGGGTGGCGCAGACGGGGGTCGCGAGTGGCGGGCGGGTCAGGCCGAGCCGGTGCCGAACAGGTCGGCGCCGTTGTGCCAGAGGACGGCGCGCATCCAGTCGTCGCCGAGGCCGAGCCGGTCGAGGGCCTCGACCTGGTGGGCGTACGGGTACGGGATGTTCGGGAAGTCGCTGCCGAACACGATCTTGTCCTGCAGGGCCAGCAGGCGCTGCGGGTCGGCCGGCGGCGGGTCGGGGAAGAAGTCGACGAACGTCATGGTGGTGTCGAGGCGCACGTTCTCGAAGCGCTCGGCCAGGTCGCAGAACGCGTCGACCTCGGGCATCCCCAGGTGCGCGATCACCAGCGGCAGCCGCGGGAAGCGCTCCAGCACGGCGGCCACCCCTCGCGGACCCGTGTGGGGGCCGGGCATGGGACCCGATCCGGCGTGCAGGACCACCGGCACCTGTGCCTGCTCGATCGCCGCCCAGACCGGGTCGAGCAGCGGGTCGTCGGCGGCGAACTCCCCCACCTGCAGGTGGGCCTTGAACGCGCCGACACCCTCGGCGATCACCGCGGGCACGTACTCGGCCGCCTCGGGCTCGGGGAAGAAGGTGGCGGACCGCACCGAGTCAGGGACCCGCTCCGCGAAGCCCGCGAGCCAGTCGTTCATGAAGCCCGCGATGCCCGGCTTGTGCGCGTACGACAGCGCGGTGAACCGCTTCACGCCGAGCGCCCGCAGCGTCTCGACGCGCTCCTCGTCGCTGGTGCGGTAGTGGATCGGCCACGGCCGGCCGAGCTTCGGCCCGGCGGCGTCGAAGTACGCCCACACCTTCGCCAGCACCGGCGGGGCCATGAAGTGCACGTGCACGTCGACGATCCCCGGCACCCCCAGCCGCTCCAGGTACGCGGTGAGGTCGGCGTCCTGCCAGGTCATATGCCCTTGAGGCGGCGACCCACCTCGCGCTCGGCGTCGCGCGACGCCTGACGCTCGGCGATGGCGTGGCGCTTGTCGAACGACTTCTTGCCGCGGGCCAGCGCGATCTCGACCTTCGCCCGGCCGTCCTTGAAGTACAGGCTCAGCGGGATGATCGTGAGGCCCTTGGACTGCGTGCGGTGATCGATCTTCTCGATCTCGTGGCGGTTGAGCAGCATCTTGCGGCGGCGGCGGGTCTCGTGGTTGGTCCACGTGCCGTTGTCGTACTGCGGGATGTGCACCTGCAGCAGCCAAGCCTCGCCCCGGTCGATCTCACCGAAGCCGTCGACGAGCGAGGCACGGCCCTGGCGCAACGACTTCACCTCCGTGCCGGTCAGGACCAGACCGGCCTCGAAGGTGTCCTCGATGTGATAGTCGTGCCGCGCCTTCTTGTTCTGCGCGATCATCTTGCGACCGGTTTCCTTGGCCATCTGATCATTGTGTCAGGTGGGGCGAGTGTCAGGTCGGGGCGAGTGTCAGGTCAGCGCCGGTGACACGTCAGAACCAGTTCATCGGGTTCGTGGTCGAGCCATTGGCCAGCACCATGAAGTGCAGGTGGCACCCCGTGGAGTAGCCGGTGGTGCCCACGTAGCCGATGACCTCGCCACGCCTGACCTTCGAGCCGCTGCTGCGGGCGAACCGCGACAGGTGGTTGTAGGTCGTGATGACGCTCTTGCCACGCTTCACGCCGTTGTTGAGGATGACGCGGTTGCCGTAGGCGCTGTTGTAGTACTGCGACACGATCGTGCCGCCCGCGGGCGCGCGGATCGGGACACCGCAGCCCACGCCGAAGTCGGTCCCGTCGTGCAGCTTGTAGACGCCGGTGATCGGGTGGCGACGCATCCCGTAGGGCGAGGTGATCGGGCCGTTGACCGGGCGGCTCAGGGTGCCACCGGAGTCACCGGTGGTGCCGCCGCCGTTGTCACCGCCACCGCCGCCACCGCCGCCGCGGCGCTTCTTGCGGGCGCGCTCGGCGGCCTCGAGCTCCTTGCGGACGATCTCGGCCATCTGGCTCTCCAGGCGGAGGCGGTCGGCCTCGAGCTCCTGCTGGAGCCGCAGGTCCTCCGCGAGGGTGGCATCGGCGTTGCGCTTGGCGCCGGCGCGGGCCGACACGAGCTTCGCGACGGACGCGGCCTGGGCCTGGGCCTGGACCGTCAGTGCCTCCATCTGCACCACGACGGCCTCTGCCTGCTGCTTCTGGTCGGCGACCTGGTCGCGCAGGCGCTCGACCTGGTCGCGCTCGATGCCGAGCATGACCTCGGACGCGGCCAGCTCCTGCATGACCGCGACCTGGGCGTCGCCGATCGACGTCTTGGCGCTCATCTGCTCGGAGAACAGGCCGGGGTCGTTGCCGCGCAGCAGGTCACCGAAGGCCTTCAGCCCGGCGTCGCCGGCCATGACGGACTCCACGGCGAAGGACTCCACCGCTCCGCGCGACTGCTTGAGCTCGCGCTCGGCCTTCTCCAGGCGAGCTTCAGCGGCCGACAGCTGGGCCTCGGCCTTGTCGAGCTCGGCGCGCAGCCGGGCGTCCTCGGCCTGGGCGACCGCGAGCTTCCCGCGGGTCCGGCCGAGCTCGGACTCGGCGGCCGAAAGCTTCGTGTTGGCGTTGATGAGGGCGAGCTTCGCGTCACGCGCGGCCTTGGTGGACTCCTGGACCTCGTCCTTGGCGTCCTTCAGCTTCTTGTTGTTCTGGCGCTGCTCGCGCTTGATGTCGTCCTTCTCGCCGCCGAAGGTGGGCGCGCTGAAGCCGGCCACCAGCATGGCGCTGAGGGCGAGGGCGAGCAGCGGCTTGCGCAATCTCGTCATGTGCCTCGAATCCGGGGAAGTGTCCGTCAGGACGGAATCGTGCGATGTGACGCGAGTGACTCTACGCCTCAGGTTGAGAGTTTGGCGTGAGCCCGGGGCTCGCGCGTGTCACCGCGTCAGACGTCGAGGTACTTGCGCGTCATGACGAACGTGGGCACGAGCGCCAGCAGCAGGGCGAGGACCGTGGTCATGCCCATGACGAGGAAGGCGTCCTCCCAGCGGACCCACGTGGTGATCCTCCCGAGTGTGTCGCGCAGGTAGCCGTAGACGACGAAGTGCATGAACGCCGCCAGCCCGGCCGCCGCGAGGGCAGCAGAGATGAACGCCGCCACCAGCGACTCGAGCACGAACGGAGCCTGGATGTGCCAGCTCGAGGCGCCCACCAGGCGCATGATCCCGATCTCGCGGCGGCGGGCGAACGCCGTCATGCGGATCGTGTTCGAGACCTGCAGGATCGCCGCGATGATGAGCAGGCCGGCCGTGGCCAGCGCCGCCCACTGCATCTTGTCGAGCATCTCGAACAGCGGGCCCAGCAGGTCGCGCAGGGAGTTGACGTTGCCCACGCCGTCCATGCCCGAGACCTCGCTGACCACGCCGTCGAACTGCTGCGGGTCCTTCAGGGTGACGAAGTAGGACTCGGGGAACGAGTCGACGCCGAGGGTCTCCAGCTGCTTGCGGCCCGTGTCGGTCTGGCCGAGGAGCTCGCGCGCCTGGGCGTAGTTCTCCTGGGGGCTGCGGACCGTGTAGTCGCGGACCTCGGGGTTGTCGGTCAGCGCGGTCTGGACGGCCTGCTTCTGCTCGTCCGTGGCCGCGCCGCCGACGCACGTGGCCGCCGGGGAGTTCTTGGTGCACAGGTTGACCTGCAGCTGCAGCCGGTCGCCGAAGTACTGCTCGGTGCGCTCGGCCTGGGCCTGGATCAGCAGGCCGAGGGAGGCCAGCAGCAGCGACACGCTCATCGTGACGATCAGGGAGATCGTCATGGACGTGTTGCGGGTCAGGCTGGCGCGCAGCTCGTTGAGGATCGCTCGCATGGGTCTCAGTTCTCGTAGCCGTAGATGCCGCGGGCCTCGTCGCGCACGACGCGCCCCTCGTCGAGCTCGATGACGCGCTTGCGCATCTGGTCGACGATCGAGGAGTCGTGGGTGGCCATCAGGACCGTGGTGTCCTCGCGGTTGATCCGGTCGAGCAGCTTCATGATGCCGACACTGGTGCTGGGATCGAGGTTGCCGGTGGGCTCGTCGGCGATGAGGATCATCGGCCGGTTGACGTAGGCGCGCGCGATCGCGACACGCTGCTGCTCACCGCCGGACAGCTCGTCGGGACGGCGGTGACCCTTGCCGTCGAGGCCGACCAGGTCGAGCGTCTCGGGCACGAGCTTCTTGATCTCGTCGCGCGGCTTGCCGATGACCTCGAGGGCGTAGGCCACGTTCTCGAAGACGGTCTTGTTCGGCAGCAGGCGGAAGTCCTGGAACACCGTGCCGAGCTGGCGGCGCAGCTTGGGCACCTTCCAGCTGGACAGCTTGTTGATCTCCTTGCCCGCGACGTACACGTGGCCCGACGTGGGCCGCGCCTCACGCAGGATCAGGCGCAGGAAGGTCGACTTGCCCGAGCCGGACGCGCCGACGAGGAAGACGAACTCGCCCTTGGTGATCTCCAGGTCGAGTCGGTCGAGGGCTGCGCGCTTCTGGCCGGGGTAGGTCTTGGTGCCCTTGTCGAAGCGAATCCCCCGACCGAGTGTAGGTGTGGCACCTGAGGATTCGGGGACCCCGCCGCGCCGGTTCGCTGTGAAGGACGCCTCACCGGGCCGCCCCCGCCGAGCGGCGGGGCCGTGGCTCCGGCGGTTAGGGTGAAAGCCAGTCAGCACGCCGGGAGTTCAGATGAGTCTGCATGCGATCGAGGCCACCGCCTCGATGCTCGAGGCTCGTGGCACCGACCTCGACGACCTCGTCCGCGAGGCCGGCCGCGTCCGCGACGAAGGGCTCGCGAGGGCCGGTCGGCCGGGCGTCATCACGTGGTCGCGCAAGGTGTTCGTGCCGGTCACCACCCTGTGCCGCGACCGCTGCCACTACTGCGTCTTCGTCGACACCCCCGGCAAGCTCGAGCGCAAGGGCATCGCGCCGTACATGTCCGAGGAGCACGTGCTGGCCGTCGCCCACCAGGGCGCCGCGCTGGGCTGCAAGGAGGCGCTGCTGACCCTCGGCGACCGGCCCGAGGACCGCTGGGACGTCGCCCGCGAGTGGCTCGACGACCACGGCTTCGCCTCCACGCTGGAGTACATCGGGCACCTCGCCCGGCGGATCACCGCCGAGACCGGCCTGCTGGCGCACCTCAACCCCGGGGTGATGACGGCCGACGAGCTGCGCGCCCTGCGCCCCACCGCCCCGTCGATGGGCATGATGCTCGAGACCACCAGCCACCGGCTGTTCGCCGAGCCCGGGCAGGCGCACTTCGGCTCGCCCGACAAGGACCCCGCCCTGCGCCTGCAGGTGCTGGAGGATGCCGGACGCCAGCGGATCCCGTTCACCACGGGCCTGCTGGTGGGCATCGGCGAGACCCTGGAGGAGCGCTTCGACACGATCCTCGCGCTGCGCGGTCTGTCGGAGCGGCACGGCAACGTGCAGGAGGTGATCGTCCAGAACTTCCGCGCCAAGCCCGCCACCGCGATGCAGGGCGTCGCCGACGCCGAGACCGACGCCTACATCGCCGCCGTGGCCACCGCCCGGATCGTGCTCGGGCCCGACGCCCGCATCCAGGCGCCGCCGAACCTGTCCCACCCCGGCGAGCTCGCACGGCTCGTCGCGGCGGGCATCGACGACTGGGGCGGCGTCAGCCCGCTCACGGCCGACCACGTGAACCCCGAGCGCCCCTGGCCCCAGGTGGACCAGCTGGCCGAGCTCACTCGCGCCGCCGGCTACGAGCTGCGCGAGCGGCTCACGGTGCACCCGCACTACATCCGCGACCGCGACACCTGGATCGACCCGGCGCTCCACGCCCCCGTGCTCGCGCTCGCCGACGCCGACGGCATGGCGGCAGGGCGCGGCCCGGCACATTCTCGTGATCTCGATACACCCCCTCGTTCCTCGGGGGCACTCGATCGCCGCTCCCTGCTGGCGCGCGCCGCGAACGACCCGTCGGGGCTGAGCGACGACGAGTACGTCCGCCTCATGACCTCCACGGGCGGCGACCTCGACCGGCTCGCCGGCCTCGCCGACGAGCTGCGGCGCTCGGTGACCGGGGCCACCGTGTCGCTCGTGCAGAACCGCAACCTCGGGTCCGACCGGGTGACCGACCCCGACCTCGTGGCGCGGGTGGCCGCCGACGCGGTCGACCTCGGCGCCACCGAGCTGTGCATCCAGGGCACGGCGCCGGCCGACGCTCCCGCCGACGTCTACGAGCAGCTGCTGCGGGCCGCGCGCGCCGCCGCGCCGGGCCTGCACCTGCACACGTTCCGGCCCGCCGACGTCATCGACGGAGCGCGCCGCACCGGGCGCACCGTCACCGAGCAGTACGCCGCGCTCGCCGCGGCCGGGGCCGACACGGTGCCCGGCACAGGCGTCAAGGTGCTCGACGAGGCCCATCGCGCCCAGCACTTCGCTGCCGACCTCCCGGTCGACGAGTGGGAGCAGGCGATCCGCGCCGCCCACGGCCTGGGCCTGCACTCCACGTCGGTGCTGTTCTACGGACACGGCGAGACGCCGCTGCAGCGCGTGCGCCACTTGCGCCGCCTGCGGGAGATCCAGGCCGACACGGGCGGGTTCAACGAGCTCGTGCCGATGGCGTTCCCGGGCGGCGACCACTCCCCCGACCAGCACCGCGCCGTGCACGCCCTCGCCCGTCTCGTGCTGCACGGCAGCATCAGCCACGTGCAGGCCGCATGGACCCGTCTGGGCGTCGAGGGCGCCACCGAGGTGCTGCGCTCGGGCGCGGACGACCTCGGCGGCACGCTGTACGACGGACGCGTCGCGCCCGAGGCCGGCGTCGAGTACGGCCAGGAGCTCACCGTGCCGGCGGCGGAGCGCATCGCCCGCAGCCTCGGACGTCAGCTGCGGCTGCGCACCACGACGTACGGCGTGGCGTCATGACGCGCGTGCGCGTCGCGGTCGTCGGCGCGGGCTTCGCCGGGGTCGCGATGGCCCGCCGGCTCGCGGCGGCGGGTGAGTCCTTCGTCGTGCTCGAGCGACGACCCGGGATCGGCGGCACGTGGCACGACAACCGCTACCCGGGCGTGGCCTGCGACGTCCCCGCGCACCTCTACGGCTACTCCGACATCGCCCATCCGGGCTTCAGCCGCGTCTTCGCCCCGGGCGCCGAGATTCGCGAGTACCTCGAGGAGGCCGCCGCCCCCGTCGGTGACCGCATCATGCTGTCCACTCGCCTGGAGTCCGCCGCGTGGGACGGCGAGGGCTGGCGGCTCACCACCTCACGCGGCCCGGTGCAGGCCGAGGTCCTGGTCATGGCGGCGGGCCGGCTCACCGAGCCGCGGCTGCCCGAGGTGCCGGGAGCGTTCGACGGGCCGATCGTCCACACCGCCCGCTGGGACGACGACCTCGACCTCGAGGGCAAGCGGGTCGCCGTCGTCGGCACCGGCGCCTCGGGCATCCAGGTGATCCCGGAGCTGGCCCGGCAGGCCGAGTCCGTGGTGGTGCTCCAGCGCAGCGCGCCCTACATCCTGCCCAAGGGCGACCGGGCCTACGCCGACGCCGAGATCGCACTGTTCGAGCAGCAGCCCGAACGACTCGCCGACCTGCGCGGCGATCTCATGCGCGAGACCGAGGAGGTCTTCGATCAGCGCGCCGGCGACGGTCGCGCGCAGGCCCGCGCCCGCGCGCTCGACCACCTCGCCGGCCAGGTCCCCGACCCGGTCCTGCGCGACGCGCTGACGCCCGACCACGAGTTCGGCTGCAAGCGCGTCCTGTTCAGCGACGACTACTTCACCACCCTGCGGCTGCCCCACGTGAGGCTCGTCCCGAGCGCGCTCACCGCCTACGAGCCCGGCGCGGTCGTGGCGGCCGACGGGTCGCGCCACGATGTCGACGTGGTCGTGGCGGCCACCGGCTTCCACTCCACGCGCCAGCCCTACGCCGAGCTCGTCACGGGGCGCGACGGGATCTCGCTCGACCAGTACTGGTCCCAGGGCATGCGCGCGTACGCGTCCACCGTGGTGCACGGCTTCCCGAACCTGTTCGTCCTCGACGGCCCGAACGCGACGCTCGCCCACAACTCGGCCGTGCTGATGATCGAGGCGCAGGCCGACTACGCCGCCTCCGCGCTCCCCTGGACCAGCCACGGCCCGCTGGAGGTCTCGGTCGACGCCGAGCAGGACTACATCGATGAGATCCAGGAGCGCAGCGGCGTGTGGACCTCGGGCTGCAGCAACTGGTACGTCGACGAGCGCTCCGGGCGGCAGGTGCTGCTGTGGCCCGGCAAGGCGCAGGAGTTCCGCGACCGGTTCGGTTGGTTCGATCCCGCACCCTTCGGAATGGCCCACCAGGAGCCCTCGGAGTCCGCCGGTGCGTGACCGGCGTCGCCGGGCCTGGACCGTCGTCGTCCCGGTCAAGCCCGCCCACCTGGGCAAGTCGCGCCTCGACCTGCCGGGCGTCGACCGGATCGCCCTGGCGCGCGCCATCGCGCTCGACACGATCGAGGCGGCCGCGGCGGTGGCCCGCGTCGTGGTGGTCACCGCCGATCCCCACCTCGGGGCGCCCGACGTGGAGGTCGTGCTGGAGCCCGAGCCGCGGGGCATCGCCGCCGCGATCTCCGACGGGCTCCACGTCGCGCCGGCCGGCCATCGCGCCGTGCTGCTCGGGGACCTGCCCGGCCTGAGGCCCG from Aeromicrobium phoceense encodes:
- a CDS encoding NYN domain-containing protein yields the protein MTSPSDSAVAVYLDFDNIVISRYDQVHGKQSFWRDRDAGFDEARLQAAEVDVHAILDYASSFGRLALTRAYADWSMPFNVRYKKQLVDRAIDLVQLFPASGSKNGADIRLAVDALEDMGRMPQVGTVVLAAGDSDYIPLAQRLKRMGRYVVAVGVAGATSRSLAAACDELLTYDNLPGLADRGDEAEVEKASPPPRRTAKKSSRRSSGGKAAAEPEQEAEVSESPADTAPVLKPVFVPAGGAVDDEDDELALTRQATRLLLRALRLLGEKDSEDEWIHSGTVKSQMKRMDSSFNEKDLGFKTFTDFLKSRNSVVEVDEANQRRKVRLRPGH
- a CDS encoding cold-shock protein gives rise to the protein MATGTVKWFNSEKGFGFIAPDDGGEDLFAHFSEIQGSGYRSLEDNQKVEFEVTQGQKGLQAAKIRAI
- a CDS encoding MBL fold metallo-hydrolase, with product MDVLLMGTGSADGWPSPFCRCDSCTTMRERGELRTPTSVLLDGQVWIDPGPEAARQALRAGVDLVDVHTVLVSHAHSDHLDPAFLLHRGWVTDRPLTVYGPAPAIERCRDWLAPDQTAVRLVEVTAGDGFAAGEYRITVVPAAHEALGEAVLYRIDAERSLLYACDTGPWAEGALELIGERRLDVVLMEQTFGDRLDLAGQRHLGLTTFARSVAALRAEGLVDDATRVVAVHLSHHNSPELEDQLRAIGAEAGRDGQRLGAGDR
- a CDS encoding pyridoxamine 5'-phosphate oxidase family protein; amino-acid sequence: MTDVWLPEGDFLTDRHLATLSTIGPGGRIHVVAVGFTVHEGVVRITTMDGSQKVRNVERDPRATVAQVAGPQWLSIAGTAEILRDRESITLAENLYAQRYRQPKENPRRVVIAITPEKVMCSPGLRGEAPAHD
- a CDS encoding NADH:flavin oxidoreductase, which encodes MSISPVSPAATLPLPHGPAWRNRWTLAPLTNKQSHVDGTLSDDEYAWLVARAHGGFGLVMTCAAYVSPEGQAWRGQLGISDDRHDAGLRRLADGIRELGAVSSIQLHHGGMRADATVTGRPTVAPWADPERGVEALSTSDVQRVIDDFVRAAVRAEDAGFDGVEIHGAHGYVLCQFLDARKNHRTDGYGGSLDGRSRPLREVLSGIRAATGPDFQVGVRVSPEGYGITVADSRALVEQLLVSGDADYVDLSLWDVAKAPREPDVDGLLIDQYLDLPRHGTRLGVAGKILSAQDADWCLARGADFVTVGTAAIIHHDLPRLVAQSPDFVSDPQPFSRDRLRQEHLSPTFIDYLAEGWDDFVA
- a CDS encoding YdeI/OmpD-associated family protein, which produces MDVLEFADAGAWDDWLEQHHATAPEAWLRIRRKNADVALLTIGDALDGALCHGWIDGLRRSLDAVSFLQRSSPRRARSPWSQVNVAKVEALEAAGRMRPGGLEQVAAARADGRWDAAYVRQAEAQVPPDLAAALTAAPLAAEAFEGLGLTARYAIVLPVLKARTPAARARLVQRSVAQLSARPGD
- a CDS encoding amidohydrolase family protein, encoding MTWQDADLTAYLERLGVPGIVDVHVHFMAPPVLAKVWAYFDAAGPKLGRPWPIHYRTSDEERVETLRALGVKRFTALSYAHKPGIAGFMNDWLAGFAERVPDSVRSATFFPEPEAAEYVPAVIAEGVGAFKAHLQVGEFAADDPLLDPVWAAIEQAQVPVVLHAGSGPMPGPHTGPRGVAAVLERFPRLPLVIAHLGMPEVDAFCDLAERFENVRLDTTMTFVDFFPDPPPADPQRLLALQDKIVFGSDFPNIPYPYAHQVEALDRLGLGDDWMRAVLWHNGADLFGTGSA
- the smpB gene encoding SsrA-binding protein SmpB; this encodes MAKETGRKMIAQNKKARHDYHIEDTFEAGLVLTGTEVKSLRQGRASLVDGFGEIDRGEAWLLQVHIPQYDNGTWTNHETRRRRKMLLNRHEIEKIDHRTQSKGLTIIPLSLYFKDGRAKVEIALARGKKSFDKRHAIAERQASRDAEREVGRRLKGI